In Gordonia crocea, the following are encoded in one genomic region:
- a CDS encoding serine hydrolase domain-containing protein has translation MLQELGHWPVDNVAGALIGPGGVIETFGDTARAFALASVTKPLVASAVLVAVEEGAVELDTPVGPPGSTVAHLLAHASGLAFDSREQIAPVGTQRIYSSAGFELVAETVERATGIAFPDYLAEAVAEPLGMATTTLDGPAGHGATSCVADLAAYARDLLVPRLLSPETALAARSVWCPGLDGFVPGYGRHRPCDWGLGVEIRGYKSPHWTAPSASPSTFGHFGQSGTFLWVDPDLPAACVVLTDRAFGPWAKPLWADFNESIYARLLAP, from the coding sequence GTGCTGCAAGAACTGGGGCACTGGCCGGTCGACAACGTCGCCGGCGCGCTCATCGGCCCGGGCGGTGTCATCGAGACCTTCGGTGACACCGCCCGGGCTTTTGCGTTGGCCTCGGTCACCAAGCCGCTGGTCGCGTCGGCGGTCTTGGTCGCGGTGGAAGAGGGTGCGGTCGAGCTCGACACCCCGGTCGGACCGCCCGGCTCGACCGTGGCGCATCTACTCGCGCATGCCTCGGGGCTGGCCTTCGACTCGCGCGAACAGATCGCGCCGGTCGGCACCCAGCGCATCTACTCGTCGGCGGGATTCGAGTTGGTCGCCGAGACGGTGGAACGGGCCACCGGGATAGCCTTCCCCGACTACCTGGCCGAAGCCGTCGCCGAGCCCCTCGGCATGGCGACGACCACCCTCGACGGCCCGGCCGGGCACGGGGCGACCTCGTGCGTCGCCGACCTCGCCGCCTACGCCCGGGACCTGCTCGTCCCGCGGCTGCTCTCGCCCGAGACCGCGCTGGCGGCGCGGTCGGTGTGGTGCCCCGGGCTGGACGGTTTCGTCCCGGGATACGGCCGGCACCGGCCGTGCGACTGGGGCCTCGGCGTCGAAATCCGCGGCTACAAGTCGCCGCACTGGACCGCGCCGAGCGCCTCCCCGTCGACGTTCGGCCATTTCGGCCAGTCGGGGACATTCCTGTGGGTCGACCCGGACCTTCCGGCCGCCTGCGTGGTCCTGACCGACCGTGCCTTCGGGCCGTGGGCCAAGCCGTTGTGGGCCGACTTCAACGAGAGCATTTATGCCCGCCTTTTAGCGCCGTAG